In the genome of Elephas maximus indicus isolate mEleMax1 chromosome 6, mEleMax1 primary haplotype, whole genome shotgun sequence, one region contains:
- the KCNE4 gene encoding potassium voltage-gated channel subfamily E member 4, with amino-acid sequence MLKMEPLNSTHASTAASSSPRESHVPGSGSGNGNEYFYILVVMSFYGVFLIGIMLGYMKSKRREKKSSLLLLYKDEERLWGEAMKPLPMVTGLRSVQVPMMLNMLQESVAPALSCTLCSMEGDSVSSESSSPDVHLTIQEEGADDELGETSETPLNESSEGSSENIHQNS; translated from the coding sequence ATGCTGAAGATGGAGCCTCTGAACAGCACCCACGCCAGCACCGCTGCCTCCAGCAGCCCCCGGGAGTCCCATGTGCCCGGCAGTGGCAGCGGCAATGGCAACGAATACTTCTACATCCTGGTGGTCATGTCCTTCTACGGCGTTTTCTTGATTGGTATCATGCTGGGCTACATGAAGTCCAAGCGGCGGGAGAAGAAGTCCAGCCTGCTGCTGCTATACAAGGACGAGGAGCGCCTCTGGGGTGAGGCCATGAAGCCACTGCCCATGGTGACGGGTCTGAGGTCCGTGCAGGTGCCCATGATGCTGAACATGCTGCAAGAGAGCGTGGCGCCCGCCCTGTCCTGCACCCTCTGCTCCATGGAAGGGGACAGCGTCAGCTCCGAGTCCTCCTCTCCGGACGTGCACCTCACCATCCAGGAGGAGGGGGCGGATGACGAGCTGGGGGAGACTTCAGAGACGCCCCTCAATGAAAGCAGCGAAGGCTCCTCCGAGAACATCCACCAGAATTCCTAG